ACCAATATTTTGTATCGTATTTATTACTATCTATGGAAAGTACCTTATAGCCTTCTTCCTTGTCTTTATTAAAGATTAGGCAGCCTTTATCTAGCTTATTAATGTTAATTCCCTGTTGCACGATAATATCCAGATTGGAATCCTTTTCCTTAAACTGAAGAAAATCTTGTTTTAACTCACTCTTAAATATTCCAACCGCGTCAACCTTCTCATTGTCCAAAAGGACCCCGGTCAAGTGAGCTACATAGACTTCGCCACTTTTAATATGTGGATGTTTGCTCTGTTCGAATAAGTGCGTTGCAATCTTTTTAGAACTGTGGTGCGTATTGGAAGCATCGGCAAAAATCTCATCTGCAATCTTATAGAGTTCATTGAACTCTAAATCCACTTCATTGGTAAACTTAAAATAGTTCTCCTCTTTTTCCCTGAAAGGCTTAAAAAAATATTCCTTAAGAAGTCCTGTAGTTTCGTCGTTTAGGGTAACGGGTTCGCTGGACAAAAAGACACTTTCATTTTTATTCTTATTTCCAACTCTATGGATGGAAATTGTTTCAATTTGGGTAGCGTATAGGTTAATCATTGTTTTGTTAGGGGTTAGGACTATTCTGTAATTTTTTTTATTTGTCAACTGTCAACTGTCAACTGTCAACTGTCAACTGTCAACAGTCTGTGTCAACTGAACTAGTTCCAATTTTCGTCGAAATCAAGGTCATCGTAATTCTCAAAAGTATCGTCAAAATCAAAGGCACTATTCTCAGATTCAAAATTTTTTTCGGGAGGTGTTTCGGGTAATTCGCCAAAACTGAACAGGACATTGGGATAGGCTCGGCCATCCTCTTTTTCGGTGATGTCCGCCAATTCAACAAAAAACGTCCACATACTCAGAAAATCGTAAACATAGATAAGTTTTGGGCTTTGTTCCGTAAGTATATCTTCTAGATAAGTCTCGTTCATTAAACGTACATCGCTACCAGTTTCGCTCATGTCGAACAGCGCTATTTCTTCATCTTGTTTCCATTTTTCGTCACAGGTGTAAAACGAAGCCATTTCATTTCCTAGGAAGCC
This sequence is a window from Maribacter aestuarii. Protein-coding genes within it:
- a CDS encoding nucleoid-associated protein; this translates as MINLYATQIETISIHRVGNKNKNESVFLSSEPVTLNDETTGLLKEYFFKPFREKEENYFKFTNEVDLEFNELYKIADEIFADASNTHHSSKKIATHLFEQSKHPHIKSGEVYVAHLTGVLLDNEKVDAVGIFKSELKQDFLQFKEKDSNLDIIVQQGININKLDKGCLIFNKDKEEGYKVLSIDSNKYDTKYWLEDFLGVNPLSDDNFKTKNYLKFCQNFAKDVVLPAEDKQQEVLFMNRAVNHFAKNDAFEESNFLNEVMENPELIPEFKNYKVEKGPKYSIEDVSTFDIANKAVSDARRKIKNVINLDTNIQIKLDFINPESAEKFVEKGWDEERQMYYYLVYFNKEQKS
- a CDS encoding IS1096 element passenger TnpR family protein translates to MVYKIRVILDADDDIFRDLEIEAKSNLEDFHNAITQAFGFLGNEMASFYTCDEKWKQDEEIALFDMSETGSDVRLMNETYLEDILTEQSPKLIYVYDFLSMWTFFVELADITEKEDGRAYPNVLFSFGELPETPPEKNFESENSAFDFDDTFENYDDLDFDENWN